In Deinococcus sp. QL22, the following are encoded in one genomic region:
- a CDS encoding polyphosphate kinase 2 family protein — MNTDQYRVKSGQKVSLKDWITDDTGGYDKEDSKILLDKLEAELAEWQERLHAEGKQALLIVLQARDAGGKDGTVKHVFGAFNPNGVQVSNFKVPSEEELSHDFLWRIHAKAPRRGVIGVFNRSHYEDVLVTRVHNLIDDKTAKDRLGHIQNFEAMLIDSGTQVIKFYLHISPNEQRDRLQERLDDPSKHWKFSENDLAERVKWTQYTAAYEDALSTSTKDSPWYVIPADHKWFRNLLISRILLDRLKEMNPQYPTTGFDPKKVKIPKV; from the coding sequence ATGAATACCGACCAGTACCGCGTTAAATCGGGTCAGAAGGTTTCCCTAAAAGATTGGATCACCGATGACACTGGTGGCTACGACAAAGAGGACAGCAAAATCTTGCTGGACAAGTTAGAAGCTGAATTGGCCGAGTGGCAAGAGCGCCTCCACGCCGAGGGGAAACAAGCGCTTCTGATCGTGCTGCAAGCCCGCGACGCAGGCGGCAAAGATGGCACGGTCAAACATGTCTTTGGCGCATTCAATCCCAACGGCGTCCAAGTCTCAAATTTTAAAGTCCCGAGTGAAGAGGAGCTTTCTCATGACTTCCTATGGCGAATCCATGCCAAAGCGCCGCGCCGAGGCGTTATTGGAGTTTTTAATCGCAGTCACTATGAAGATGTATTGGTTACTCGCGTCCATAACCTCATTGATGATAAGACTGCAAAAGACCGCCTAGGACACATTCAAAATTTTGAAGCTATGCTGATTGATAGTGGGACGCAAGTTATCAAATTTTATCTACATATCAGTCCAAACGAACAGCGAGATCGTCTACAAGAACGCCTAGACGATCCCAGCAAGCATTGGAAGTTCAGTGAAAACGATCTGGCAGAGCGGGTGAAATGGACTCAGTACACAGCTGCCTACGAGGACGCTTTAAGCACCAGTACAAAAGACTCGCCTTGGTACGTCATTCCAGCGGATCACAAATGGTTCCGTAATCTTCTGATTTCACGGATTCTTTTAGATCGTCTCAAAGAAATGAACCCTCAATACCCAACGACGGGATTCGATCCAAAAAAGGTAAAAATTCCAAAGGTTTAG
- a CDS encoding MFS transporter yields MTDAQVAPYTPRHSEMARQALGLVFLTNGAVFGTWAVNIPSVRDALNLNETQVGLALLAIGLGSLVTMPVTGGWTSRYGSHRVTLISMFAFIFALALPFLAPNLLVLALALAVMGAANGAMDVAMNAQGVTVERALARPVMSRFHAYFSLGSVTGALLGTVLVGRVPMLTHALIVVAAAALAAFWAGRRLLPDQIVATSPSPAGQDQVSPSGKNNAHSGPRFSSAVVLLGTLCFLGMLSEGANYDWAALYFRDTLGLAGGSATWGYTAFVIAMTLGRWFGDIVRTRLGDERTVRGGALLTAGGLALALLVRDPWLATLGFALSGLGLSNVVPVMYGTAGHALAGHGIAQVATIGYAGFLLGPPAIGFVAQHVGLPAALGIALAGAVIIAVFGGQAFALVRKKAMPPS; encoded by the coding sequence ATGACTGACGCCCAGGTTGCTCCCTATACGCCCCGACACTCTGAAATGGCTCGGCAAGCGCTGGGGCTGGTCTTTCTGACCAATGGCGCGGTCTTCGGAACTTGGGCAGTCAATATTCCTAGCGTCCGTGACGCCCTTAATCTCAATGAAACACAGGTGGGATTGGCGCTCCTGGCGATTGGGTTGGGCAGTTTAGTCACCATGCCCGTGACTGGAGGCTGGACTTCACGCTACGGCAGCCACCGCGTCACGTTGATTTCCATGTTCGCCTTCATCTTTGCACTGGCGTTGCCTTTTCTGGCTCCGAATCTGCTGGTGCTGGCCTTGGCCCTGGCGGTCATGGGGGCCGCCAACGGCGCAATGGACGTAGCCATGAACGCGCAGGGTGTCACCGTAGAACGGGCTTTGGCTCGTCCGGTCATGAGTCGCTTTCACGCTTATTTCAGCCTCGGGAGTGTCACGGGCGCGCTGCTGGGCACCGTGTTGGTGGGCCGTGTGCCTATGCTGACGCACGCGCTGATCGTGGTGGCGGCGGCTGCCTTGGCCGCATTTTGGGCAGGCCGGCGGCTGCTGCCCGATCAAATTGTGGCCACTTCACCTAGCCCTGCTGGACAAGACCAGGTCTCACCGTCCGGCAAGAATAACGCACACAGCGGCCCCCGCTTTAGCTCCGCCGTTGTATTGCTAGGCACACTCTGCTTTTTGGGCATGCTCTCGGAAGGCGCGAATTACGATTGGGCGGCCCTGTATTTCCGCGATACCCTGGGCTTGGCGGGTGGCAGCGCAACGTGGGGCTACACAGCCTTCGTGATCGCCATGACACTGGGCCGCTGGTTCGGCGACATTGTCCGTACCCGCTTAGGAGACGAACGCACGGTGCGGGGCGGCGCACTCCTGACGGCAGGCGGCTTGGCCCTAGCACTGTTGGTGCGTGACCCTTGGCTGGCAACTTTGGGGTTTGCGCTGTCTGGCTTGGGTCTCAGCAACGTGGTTCCTGTGATGTACGGCACCGCTGGGCATGCGTTGGCGGGGCACGGAATCGCGCAAGTAGCGACTATCGGTTACGCCGGATTCTTGCTGGGACCACCCGCGATCGGATTTGTCGCGCAGCATGTCGGCTTACCCGCCGCTCTGGGAATTGCTTTGGCCGGAGCAGTCATCATCGCTGTCTTCGGCGGACAAGCTTTCGCACTGGTGCGGAAAAAGGCAATGCCACCTAGCTGA
- a CDS encoding LacI family DNA-binding transcriptional regulator: MRPPSPRRTTLRDVAQALGVSVATVSNAYNRPDQLSPDLRERVFEQAADLGYTGPDPLARSLRRGRTQVIGVLYDAPLSYAFADPAASLFLGGVAHALQDAGLSLLLLSGRSEAAPAGDAARSASVDGFISYATAHGSPLLDAALTRNLPTVLVDHAVRPDAAASGVPRLDHPVIGIDDADGATQAAEHLLALGHESIGVLALPLRADGVAGMITLERERRATNTHILARLQGYRAALQGTAAADLPVYEVADNTPEGGQTAAHALLAARPDTTALLCMSDVLAQGALAAAASLGLRVPEDLSLTGFDDIPSSAALNLTTVRQPTAQKGEQAGRALLALLAGETPPNVLLPTTLVVRGSTGRRV; this comes from the coding sequence ATGAGACCACCTTCCCCCCGCCGAACGACTCTACGTGATGTGGCTCAGGCTCTCGGCGTGTCGGTAGCGACGGTCAGCAATGCCTATAACCGCCCCGACCAACTTTCCCCCGACCTGCGTGAGCGGGTCTTCGAGCAAGCGGCGGACCTGGGCTACACGGGGCCAGATCCTTTGGCCCGCAGTTTGCGGCGCGGGCGCACCCAGGTCATCGGCGTGCTGTACGACGCGCCTCTGTCTTACGCCTTTGCCGATCCTGCCGCCAGTTTGTTTTTGGGCGGTGTGGCGCACGCCCTTCAAGATGCGGGCCTCAGTTTGCTGCTGTTGTCGGGCCGCAGTGAAGCCGCGCCCGCCGGAGACGCCGCCCGCAGTGCCAGCGTAGACGGGTTCATCAGTTACGCCACTGCTCATGGGAGCCCGCTGTTAGACGCCGCTCTGACCCGAAATCTGCCGACAGTGTTGGTCGATCATGCAGTGCGCCCGGACGCCGCCGCCTCCGGCGTTCCCCGCCTCGATCATCCAGTCATCGGCATCGACGACGCGGACGGTGCCACACAGGCTGCCGAGCATCTGCTGGCGCTGGGCCACGAATCTATCGGGGTGCTGGCGTTGCCGCTGCGGGCCGATGGTGTGGCCGGCATGATCACGCTGGAGCGGGAACGCCGGGCCACCAACACCCATATTCTGGCCCGCTTGCAGGGCTACCGCGCCGCTTTGCAGGGTACGGCAGCGGCAGATCTGCCTGTGTACGAGGTAGCTGACAACACACCCGAAGGTGGACAGACAGCCGCCCACGCCTTACTCGCGGCGCGTCCAGACACCACCGCCCTGCTGTGCATGAGCGACGTGTTGGCACAGGGGGCATTGGCGGCGGCGGCATCCCTCGGCCTGCGCGTGCCCGAAGACCTGAGCCTCACCGGATTCGACGACATACCCAGCAGTGCCGCACTGAATCTGACCACAGTGCGCCAGCCGACCGCGCAGAAAGGAGAGCAGGCTGGACGTGCATTGTTGGCCTTGCTGGCTGGAGAAACGCCGCCGAACGTGTTGTTGCCGACGACTTTAGTGGTGCGGGGAAGTACGGGGCGGCGGGTCTAA
- the galE gene encoding UDP-glucose 4-epimerase GalE: MKLLVVGGAGYIGSHTVRQLRAAGHDVVVLDNLSSGHPEALPPEVTLVKADLLDAEAVKAALNAHQPDAVIHFAALIEVGESMRAPGRYYRNNVLGSLNLLQAIVETRKIPLVFSSTAAVYGTTDAVPIPETATKQPESVYGETKWMTEQMIHAFGTAHGLPYTILRYFNVCGAAPGGTIGEAHANKTHLIELACLTALGQRDKMMIFGDDYPTPDGTCIRDYVHVQDLADAHVLAVEALHGGGQVATTYNVGLGHGFSVREVLDAVDAVVGTPLTREQAPRRAGDPPRLVADANLIVKELGFSPKFTDLKEIVASAWEWHRTHPQGFEQ, translated from the coding sequence ATGAAACTTCTGGTGGTGGGCGGAGCGGGCTACATCGGGTCGCATACGGTGCGGCAATTGCGGGCGGCAGGACATGACGTGGTGGTGCTGGATAACCTGTCCAGTGGCCACCCGGAAGCCTTGCCCCCCGAAGTGACGTTGGTGAAGGCTGACCTGCTGGACGCCGAAGCCGTAAAAGCCGCGCTGAACGCACATCAGCCCGACGCCGTGATTCATTTTGCCGCGCTGATCGAAGTAGGCGAGAGCATGCGGGCACCGGGGCGCTACTACCGCAACAACGTGCTGGGCAGCCTGAACCTGCTGCAAGCCATCGTCGAAACGCGCAAGATTCCGCTGGTGTTTTCTTCCACAGCCGCCGTGTACGGCACCACCGATGCTGTGCCAATTCCTGAAACGGCCACCAAGCAGCCCGAAAGCGTGTACGGCGAGACCAAGTGGATGACCGAGCAGATGATTCATGCCTTCGGCACGGCGCACGGCCTGCCCTATACCATCCTGCGCTACTTCAACGTGTGTGGCGCGGCTCCGGGCGGCACCATTGGCGAAGCGCACGCCAATAAGACCCATCTGATCGAGCTGGCTTGCCTGACCGCCCTCGGCCAGCGCGACAAGATGATGATTTTTGGCGACGATTACCCCACGCCCGACGGCACCTGTATCCGGGATTACGTGCATGTGCAGGATCTGGCCGACGCGCATGTGCTGGCCGTGGAAGCCCTGCACGGCGGTGGGCAAGTGGCGACCACCTACAACGTGGGCCTCGGTCACGGCTTCAGCGTCCGCGAGGTGCTGGACGCCGTAGACGCGGTGGTGGGCACGCCCCTGACCCGTGAACAGGCCCCACGCCGCGCCGGAGATCCCCCGCGCTTGGTGGCCGACGCCAACCTGATCGTCAAAGAATTGGGATTTAGCCCCAAGTTCACCGACCTGAAAGAAATTGTGGCGAGTGCGTGGGAATGGCACCGCACCCACCCACAAGGCTTTGAACAGTAG
- a CDS encoding M20/M25/M40 family metallo-hydrolase, with translation MTSPQPSDLTAHIARGLSDLAEFVAIESVSAQGRMLPEAAAYVTRLLEAEGFTVRQYPGTVAPVLVAEAGSGPTTLLIYNHYDVQPEDPTELWDSPPFALTERDGRLYARGVSDDKGEFISRLAAVRAVRERHGGQLPLRVRWLLEGEEEVGSPSLDAFVESHADELRADGCWWEFGSITPEGRPVASLGLKGVMCVELRCRVADSDLHSSLGAVIDNPLYRLARAVASLRDDTGRVTIPGFHDAVRDPSPADLAAIATIPGDGQAVRDTYGVTRPLATGPDYFRRTNLLPVVNVNGWSGGYQGEGSKTVLPAHGSVKLDFRLVPDQDPEQILALLRAHLDTQGLSDVEVVELESHQKPARADAGHPFVVACLEAAREAHGAEPIIHPSSAASGPMSPFNEFLGVPCVAMGIGNLAGRIHAPNENILKVHFEKGVAFGVALLERLGRGL, from the coding sequence ATGACTTCCCCCCAACCCAGCGACCTGACGGCCCACATTGCACGCGGGCTGTCGGATTTGGCCGAATTTGTCGCCATAGAAAGCGTGAGCGCACAGGGCCGGATGCTGCCCGAAGCGGCGGCCTACGTCACACGACTTCTGGAGGCCGAGGGCTTTACCGTACGCCAGTATCCGGGCACAGTTGCGCCTGTGCTGGTGGCCGAGGCAGGCAGTGGCCCCACCACGCTGCTGATCTACAACCATTACGACGTGCAACCCGAAGACCCCACCGAACTCTGGGACAGCCCGCCCTTTGCCCTGACCGAGCGGGACGGGCGGCTGTATGCACGCGGCGTCAGCGACGATAAGGGCGAGTTCATTTCGCGGTTGGCGGCGGTTCGGGCAGTGCGGGAGCGGCACGGTGGGCAGTTGCCCTTGCGGGTGCGCTGGCTGCTGGAAGGCGAGGAAGAGGTAGGCAGCCCCAGCCTGGACGCCTTTGTGGAATCCCACGCCGACGAACTGCGGGCGGACGGCTGCTGGTGGGAATTCGGCTCTATTACGCCCGAAGGCCGCCCGGTGGCTTCATTAGGTCTCAAGGGCGTGATGTGCGTGGAACTGCGCTGCCGCGTGGCCGACTCCGACCTGCACAGCAGTTTGGGCGCAGTGATCGACAATCCGCTGTACCGCCTTGCCCGCGCGGTGGCCTCTCTGCGCGACGATACGGGCCGCGTGACCATTCCCGGCTTCCATGACGCCGTGCGCGACCCCAGCCCCGCCGATCTGGCCGCCATTGCCACCATCCCCGGCGACGGTCAGGCCGTGCGCGATACCTACGGCGTCACCCGGCCCCTCGCCACTGGCCCCGACTATTTCCGGCGCACCAACCTGCTCCCGGTGGTCAACGTGAACGGCTGGAGCGGCGGTTACCAGGGCGAAGGCAGCAAAACCGTGTTGCCTGCGCACGGCAGCGTCAAGCTGGATTTCCGGCTGGTGCCTGACCAGGATCCAGAGCAGATTCTGGCGCTGCTGCGTGCCCACTTGGATACACAGGGTCTGAGTGATGTGGAAGTCGTGGAACTGGAATCTCACCAGAAGCCCGCGCGTGCCGATGCCGGGCATCCCTTTGTGGTCGCCTGCCTGGAGGCGGCGCGGGAAGCACATGGCGCGGAGCCGATCATTCACCCCAGTAGCGCCGCGAGCGGGCCGATGTCGCCGTTCAACGAGTTTTTGGGTGTGCCCTGCGTGGCAATGGGCATCGGCAATCTGGCCGGGAGGATTCACGCGCCGAACGAAAACATCCTGAAGGTGCACTTTGAAAAGGGTGTAGCGTTTGGGGTGGCGCTGTTGGAGCGGTTGGGCCGGGGGCTTTAA
- a CDS encoding RtcB family protein: MNGKQITKLGFERKAIALALSAATLRESAGLSRDEILNELRGVQANPDAFLGGVYDHLAAELIAVRSVQEARASSDLRPTPLPYPVWGADLIDPGAHTQMDVAMRLPISRAGALMPDAHVGYGLPIGGVLATENAVIPYGVGVDIGCSMMLSVLPLRPDALKTEEAKALLMRHTRFGAGVGFEKRDREDHVVLHEDSWDALPLLRHLHEKAINQIGTSGSGNHFAEFGAFTLTAADPELGLEAGEYLALLSHSGSRGFGAQVANHFTRLAQDLHPTLDKSAQKLAWLPLDTEEGQAYWLAMNLAGRYALANHDLIHARLARALSETPLLRVSNSHNLAWRQQVDGKELIVHRKGATPAAAGQLGLIPGSMADPGFLVRGRGNPAALASASHGAGRQLGRKAAINALAKKDVQAYLNRHGITLIGGGIDEAPQAYKRIEDVIARQTDLVDVLGQFMPKVVRMDTGNEDV; encoded by the coding sequence ATGAACGGGAAGCAAATTACCAAACTTGGATTTGAGCGCAAAGCGATTGCGTTGGCCCTCTCTGCCGCTACCTTGCGCGAGAGCGCAGGCCTGAGCCGCGACGAGATTTTGAACGAACTGCGCGGCGTGCAGGCCAACCCTGACGCCTTTCTGGGCGGAGTGTATGACCACCTGGCCGCCGAACTGATCGCCGTGCGCAGTGTGCAGGAAGCGCGGGCCTCCAGCGACCTGCGGCCCACGCCCCTGCCCTACCCGGTATGGGGCGCAGACCTGATCGACCCCGGTGCACACACGCAGATGGACGTGGCGATGCGCCTGCCTATCTCACGTGCGGGTGCGCTGATGCCCGACGCGCATGTGGGCTACGGCCTCCCCATTGGCGGCGTGCTGGCCACCGAAAACGCCGTGATTCCGTATGGCGTGGGCGTGGATATCGGCTGCTCCATGATGCTGAGCGTGCTGCCCCTGCGCCCCGACGCACTGAAGACCGAAGAAGCCAAAGCCCTGCTGATGCGGCATACCCGCTTTGGCGCGGGCGTGGGCTTCGAAAAGCGTGACCGTGAAGACCACGTTGTGCTGCACGAAGACAGCTGGGACGCCCTGCCCTTGCTCCGCCACCTGCATGAGAAGGCCATCAACCAGATCGGCACGAGCGGCAGCGGCAACCACTTTGCAGAATTTGGGGCGTTTACCCTCACGGCGGCTGACCCAGAACTGGGCCTGGAAGCGGGTGAGTATCTGGCCCTGCTGTCTCACAGCGGCTCGCGGGGATTTGGGGCACAGGTGGCCAACCATTTTACGCGGCTGGCCCAAGACCTGCACCCCACGCTGGACAAGAGTGCCCAAAAACTGGCCTGGCTCCCGCTGGACACCGAGGAAGGCCAGGCCTACTGGCTCGCCATGAACCTGGCTGGCCGCTACGCCCTCGCCAACCACGACCTGATTCATGCCCGCCTGGCCCGTGCGCTGAGCGAAACCCCGCTGCTGCGCGTCAGCAACAGCCACAACCTGGCCTGGAGGCAGCAAGTAGACGGCAAGGAACTGATCGTGCACCGCAAGGGCGCAACCCCCGCCGCTGCCGGACAACTGGGCCTGATTCCCGGCAGCATGGCCGACCCCGGCTTTCTGGTGCGTGGGCGCGGCAATCCGGCAGCGTTGGCGAGTGCCAGCCACGGCGCAGGCCGTCAGCTTGGGCGCAAAGCCGCCATCAACGCCCTTGCCAAAAAGGACGTGCAGGCCTACCTGAATCGTCACGGCATCACCCTGATCGGCGGCGGCATAGATGAAGCGCCGCAAGCCTACAAGCGCATTGAGGACGTGATCGCTCGCCAGACGGATTTGGTAGATGTGCTGGGTCAATTCATGCCCAAAGTGGTGCGAATGGACACGGGCAACGAGGATGTTTGA
- a CDS encoding S9 family peptidase: MRRLVQLGLLLLVAGAGWVAVTQPENLPFALPGSSSSERPTAPSSEPTPEPGRPAPNGTLTDAALRALVARQPISVQALRARKYPGSALTVRETLRAGVNYSRQVVSYQSDGLRINALLTVPNGTPPKGGWPAIVFNHGYIPPDEYRTTERYVAYQDAFARAGFVTLKSDYRGHGSSEGEALGGYNDPGYTVDVLNAAASLKADKRVNPARLGLWGHSMGGQLSLRAMLVDDSLKAASLWAGVVAGYDVLATDWNPPASGPKPTLDRLNRRYLRALSPNALLRDLKGRPIQLHHGTNDADVPYLFQKALADDLRAAGQGVEAYRYEGDNHNLSQNLQVALRRSVAFFKANL, from the coding sequence ATGCGGCGTCTGGTGCAACTGGGATTGCTGCTGCTGGTGGCGGGCGCGGGCTGGGTGGCCGTGACCCAGCCGGAGAATCTGCCGTTCGCGCTGCCGGGAAGCTCTTCATCTGAACGGCCCACCGCCCCTTCTTCTGAACCCACACCTGAACCCGGCAGGCCCGCCCCAAACGGCACCCTGACCGACGCGGCGCTGAGAGCCCTGGTAGCGCGGCAACCCATCAGCGTGCAGGCGCTCCGGGCGCGGAAGTACCCCGGCAGTGCCCTAACGGTGCGCGAAACCTTGCGGGCAGGCGTGAACTATTCGCGGCAGGTGGTGAGCTATCAATCCGATGGACTACGGATCAATGCCCTGCTGACCGTCCCCAACGGTACGCCGCCCAAGGGGGGCTGGCCCGCCATCGTGTTCAATCACGGCTATATTCCGCCCGACGAGTACCGCACCACCGAACGCTATGTGGCCTATCAGGACGCCTTTGCCAGAGCCGGATTCGTGACCCTGAAAAGCGATTACCGGGGGCACGGCAGCAGTGAGGGCGAGGCGTTGGGCGGCTATAACGACCCGGGCTACACGGTAGATGTGCTGAACGCCGCCGCCAGCCTGAAGGCCGATAAGCGTGTAAATCCGGCGCGGCTGGGGCTGTGGGGCCACTCCATGGGCGGCCAACTGAGTTTGCGGGCCATGCTGGTCGACGACAGCCTGAAAGCCGCGTCGCTGTGGGCGGGCGTGGTGGCAGGTTACGATGTACTGGCCACCGATTGGAATCCGCCCGCCTCTGGCCCCAAACCCACGCTAGACCGACTGAACCGCCGCTATCTGCGGGCACTCAGTCCCAATGCCCTGCTACGCGATCTGAAGGGCAGGCCCATTCAGCTACATCACGGCACCAACGACGCCGATGTGCCCTATTTATTTCAGAAAGCCTTGGCCGACGACTTGAGGGCCGCCGGGCAGGGCGTGGAAGCCTACCGCTACGAGGGCGACAATCACAACCTGAGCCAGAATTTGCAGGTGGCTCTCCGGAGAAGCGTGGCGTTTTTTAAGGCCAACCTGTGA
- a CDS encoding S9 family peptidase, producing MTFKRCGFGVAITALLISSPAQAQSAAALARLDASQMSIPAARTKTYAASALTVQQTLRAGTNYSRQVVSYQSDGLRINALLTVPNGTPPKGGWPTIVFNHGYIPPKVYRTTERYVAYQDAFARAGFITLKSDYRGHGSSQGEALGGYFAPDYTTDVMNALASLKADKRVNPARIGMWGHSMGGFLTLRAMVIDRQVKAGVIWAGVVGDYNQIMNEWPSPVPASIPKSVLALREKAVAKYGTPRSNPKFWDTLAANSYLSDLSGPIQLHIGTADNDVPVAFHTRLTAQLKAVGKPVQSYVYPGDNHDLSRNLYTALSRSVAFFKANL from the coding sequence ATGACGTTCAAGCGGTGCGGGTTCGGCGTGGCAATTACGGCTCTCCTTATTTCTTCCCCGGCACAGGCGCAGTCGGCGGCGGCACTTGCCAGATTGGACGCCTCCCAGATGAGCATTCCGGCGGCGCGAACCAAAACCTATGCGGCAAGCGCCCTGACCGTGCAACAAACGTTGCGGGCTGGAACCAACTATTCCCGGCAAGTGGTCAGCTACCAGTCCGATGGATTGCGGATTAATGCCCTGCTGACCGTGCCCAACGGTACGCCGCCCAAAGGGGGCTGGCCCACCATCGTGTTCAATCACGGCTACATCCCGCCCAAGGTGTACCGCACCACCGAGCGTTACGTGGCCTATCAAGACGCCTTTGCGCGGGCCGGATTCATTACCCTGAAAAGCGATTACCGCGGGCACGGCAGCAGCCAGGGGGAGGCGCTGGGCGGCTATTTTGCCCCCGATTACACCACCGATGTGATGAACGCGCTGGCCAGCCTGAAGGCCGACAAGCGCGTGAATCCGGCCCGAATCGGGATGTGGGGCCACTCTATGGGCGGTTTCCTGACCCTGCGGGCCATGGTGATAGACCGGCAAGTCAAGGCAGGCGTGATCTGGGCGGGCGTGGTGGGCGATTACAACCAGATCATGAACGAGTGGCCCAGTCCTGTTCCGGCGTCTATTCCCAAGTCGGTGCTGGCCCTGCGCGAGAAAGCCGTCGCCAAATACGGCACACCGAGATCCAATCCCAAATTCTGGGATACGTTGGCGGCCAATTCGTACCTCAGCGACCTCAGCGGCCCGATACAGCTGCACATCGGTACGGCAGACAACGACGTACCCGTGGCCTTCCATACGCGCCTGACCGCGCAACTGAAGGCCGTCGGGAAGCCTGTGCAGAGCTACGTGTATCCCGGCGACAACCACGACCTCAGCCGCAACCTGTACACCGCCCTCAGCCGCAGCGTGGCGTTCTTTAAGGCCAACCTGTAA
- a CDS encoding D-alanyl-D-alanine carboxypeptidase/D-alanyl-D-alanine-endopeptidase: MAALSPTVPVAVHLVRDPGLSAGVREVLRGVPDGVQVSVLVREVGGGSVLEALQPDQAMIPASTQKLVTAASVLVDRGGAGGWWSTELTVPAAEVGQNSVSALTLRGGADPTLSVAGGPNSLRSLAKQAFARGLRRVNAVRLDESQMRADGWTDLIVDVPMTAVRLSEWANNPPLSAQEARARAGAALVAELRRAGIQVGSDVVGVAPKFTPYVAPARGDEDGQPLPPDPLIPVKRRPEQGLASVRSGSPAPVLAAVLRPSDNLKAEELLGTLAATPLGRGTLAGALLRERAALRRMGVDLTGIELADGSGLSRANRLTARALVQLLSVLHDLPYAQSGATPPLPAAVYRTRRNAFAEALPQAGTGDDNPDHTGRGGTMALRLQNSGLDVRAKTGTLPGVSALAGYVTAKSGKTLAFSILMNGPETTPILTLRGVQDQMVRAVAAAH, translated from the coding sequence TTGGCGGCCCTTTCTCCCACCGTGCCCGTCGCGGTACATCTGGTGCGCGATCCCGGCCTCAGCGCAGGCGTTCGGGAAGTGCTGCGAGGTGTGCCAGACGGGGTTCAGGTGTCGGTGCTGGTGCGCGAAGTGGGCGGCGGCTCAGTGCTGGAAGCCCTACAACCCGACCAGGCCATGATTCCGGCCAGCACCCAAAAACTGGTGACGGCGGCATCGGTGTTGGTAGACCGGGGAGGCGCGGGCGGCTGGTGGAGTACCGAATTGACCGTGCCAGCGGCAGAAGTGGGCCAAAACAGTGTATCGGCCCTGACCCTGCGCGGCGGTGCTGACCCGACCCTGAGTGTGGCGGGCGGCCCCAACAGTCTGCGGTCTCTGGCAAAGCAAGCCTTTGCGCGTGGCCTGCGCCGCGTGAATGCCGTGCGGCTCGATGAATCTCAGATGCGGGCAGACGGCTGGACTGACCTGATCGTAGACGTGCCCATGACGGCGGTGCGCCTGAGTGAGTGGGCAAACAATCCGCCCCTATCGGCACAGGAAGCGCGGGCCAGAGCGGGGGCGGCGTTGGTGGCCGAACTGCGGCGGGCAGGGATACAGGTGGGTTCGGACGTGGTGGGCGTGGCTCCCAAGTTCACGCCTTACGTCGCCCCAGCCCGCGGAGATGAGGACGGCCAACCGCTGCCGCCTGACCCGCTGATTCCCGTCAAGCGTCGCCCTGAACAGGGCCTTGCCAGCGTCCGCAGTGGTTCGCCCGCGCCAGTGTTGGCTGCGGTTTTGCGTCCCAGCGACAATCTGAAGGCCGAGGAACTGCTGGGTACACTGGCCGCCACACCATTGGGGCGAGGCACGCTGGCAGGTGCCCTCTTGCGGGAGCGGGCCGCCCTGCGCCGCATGGGAGTAGATCTGACCGGAATCGAATTGGCCGATGGCAGCGGCCTGAGCCGAGCAAACCGCCTGACCGCCCGCGCGTTGGTGCAACTCCTGAGCGTGCTGCACGACTTGCCGTATGCCCAGTCTGGGGCGACTCCACCTCTGCCCGCCGCCGTGTACCGCACCCGCCGCAACGCTTTTGCCGAGGCCTTGCCCCAGGCTGGCACAGGCGACGACAACCCCGATCACACCGGACGCGGCGGCACGATGGCCCTGAGATTGCAAAATTCAGGGCTGGATGTGCGGGCCAAGACGGGCACGCTACCGGGGGTCAGTGCGCTGGCGGGGTATGTGACTGCCAAAAGCGGCAAAACGCTGGCCTTTTCTATCCTGATGAACGGCCCCGAGACCACCCCGATTCTGACCCTGCGCGGTGTGCAAGACCAGATGGTGCGGGCGGTGGCGGCGGCGCACTGA